A genomic stretch from Ooceraea biroi isolate clonal line C1 chromosome 3, Obir_v5.4, whole genome shotgun sequence includes:
- the LOC105277445 gene encoding mRNA 3'-end-processing protein RNA14-like gives MKPITLLVGFALFVAIVIPTINAESLASAEAEADADADADADAQAVAEAFAEAFADAKIDWQKLKEQFHEMAVKVTDWARKQLEKK, from the exons ATGAAACCGATAACACTGCTAGTTGGATTTGCACTCTTTGTCGCAATTGTCATTCCGACTATTAATGCAGAATCTCTAGCCTCTGCTGAAGCTGAGGCAGATGCAGATGCAGACGCAGACGCAGACGCTCAAGCTGTGGCCGAAGCATTTGCCGAGGCATTCGCCGACGCTAAAATTGATTGG CAAAAACTGAAGGAACAGTTCCATGAAATGGCTGTAAAAGTAACGGATTGGGCAAGAAAACAACtggagaaaaaataa
- the LOC105277447 gene encoding coiled-coil domain-containing protein 170 isoform X3, with protein sequence MTHDLTTTLRSELAALEYKRDRLMSELQEMKSIVRSRDQRVLDLQVEADQLREQAARQNAVVSSLKKRIQDLEERERNFYASQGRNEITMQGLQRDVKYHEEKVREYEKRIRQLEHNISEEVQLKDRARLNLQDFVRRLAHAVNVEYCETAHHSPEMVIHKAEELVQEVNRLRTKSTNVETQLTGVEVDFRTCRDALDRAATEKEQLQRQLSVQLVDMDRLRQEKECLEMQYRVAEKDMNDLRDKLVNANRSLTSATGNISNQEALICQLRDDLKAREEKTQRVQNDMRHLLESVAILLSTPNRFVESHENAIKDRIREIVGDNKDQSLKIQSLREKVNTATESTNRQSELVDSTMMKVRSLEEERAALEAKIHKLDSELTSCELSRESLRRDKHTFVTFLDRLSKAMQMDEISQEIGIDLQTESMLVRAEQLARLETDKLVDKYLCSSYTTLPRIRRERSFHELPCLKETSVVYQLQRRVRTLREQLQRRDLHLDLLRRKLSLQEDSVRMKSLLQSERDEANIRAKKLAKQVERLQVQLSEEKSRNRELSAQLTEAADYKIAALERTRKIEELQKRLVESEMLRTRYNRKLTMAKEHIRTTTETADQERSINDHSLQLLRDELAQVKQNLSEVTRRESQLQSFRVSVVKLLSEPICTPDYEIISRLQKMVAAHRDFTMLSRRYDEPLETSPSRCTSIHPVHPPRSPGSRCTRYEDSGFADPPDLHDIDDDYNKRPVRSSLLP encoded by the exons ATGACCCACGATTTGACGACCACTTTGAGGAGCGAGCTGGCGGCTTTGGAATACAAACGAGATAGACTTATGTCCGAG CTGCAGGAGATGAAGAGCATCGTGAGATCACGGGATCAGAGGGTCCTGGACCTGCAGGTGGAGGCTGATCAGCTTCGTGAGCAAGCGGCCCGGCAAAATGCTGTCGTCTCGAGCCTCAAGAAGCGCATTCAG GActtggaagagagagaaagaaatttttacgcGTCTCAAGGCAGAAACGAGATCACGATGCAAGGTCTGCAACGTGACGTAAAGTACCACGAGGAGAAGGTCAGGGAATACGAGAAGAGGATCCGACAGCTGGAGCACAACATATCCGAGGAGGTCCAATTGAAGGATCGCGCGCGTCTGAATCTGCAG GACTTCGTGCGAAGATTGGCGCACGCGGTGAACGTCGAGTACTGCGAGACGGCGCATCACAGTCCGGAGATGGTGATCCACAAGGCCGAGGAGCTTGTACAGGAAGTGAATCGATTGCGGACGAAGAGCACGAACGTCGAGACGCAATTGACGGGTGTCGAGGTGGATTTCCGAACCTGCAGGGACGCTCTTGACCGCGCCGCTACGGAGAAGGAACAGTTGCAGAGACAGTTGTCCGTTCAGCTAGTCGACATGGATCGTTTGCGTCAG GAAAAGGAGTGCCTGGAAATGCAATATAGGGTCGCGGAGAAGGACATGAACGATCTGAGGGACAAGCTTGTCAACGCAAACAGAAGTCTAACCAGCGCAACGGGGAACATATCCAATCAGGAGGCATTGATCTGTCAATTACGAG ACGATCTAAAGGCCCGCGAGGAGAAGACGCAACGAGTGCAAAACGATATGCGTCACCTCCTGGAATCCGTGGCAATTCTCCTCAGTACACCCAACCGATTCGTCGAGTCACATGAGAACGCGATCAAGGATCGTATCCGAGAGATCGTGGGGGACAACAAGGATCAGTCGCTA AAAATACAGAGTCTTCGGGAGAAAGTGAACACGGCGACGGAGTCGACGAATCGACAAAGCGAGTTGGTCGATTCCACGATGATGAAGGTGCGCAGTTTGGAAGAGGAACGCGCCGCTCTGGAAGCTAAGATACACAAGTTGGATTCCGAGCTCACGAGCTGCGAACTCTCCCGAGAGTCTTTACGCAGAGACAAGCACACG TTTGTGACTTTCCTTGATCGGTTGAGCAAGGCGATGCAGATGGACGAGATCTCTCAGGAGATCGGAATTGATCTTCAGACCGAATCGATGTTGGTGCGGGCCGAGCAGCTAGCTAGACTTGAGACCGACAAGCTAGTGGACAAG TATTTGTGCTCCAGCTACACGACCCTACCGAGGATTCGGCGCGAGCGGTCGTTCCACGAGCTTCCTTGTCTCAAAGAA ACTTCCGTGGTTTATCAACTGCAACGCCGAGTCCGTACCCTGCGGGAGCAACTTCAGCGCAGGGACCTGCATCTAGACCTCTTACGTAGGAAGCTGTCCCTGCAGGAGGATAGCGTGAGGATGAAGTCGCTGTTGCAGAGCGAGCGGGACGAGGCGAACATTCG CGCGAAGAAGCTGGCAAAGCAGGTCGAGCGACTACAGGTCCAATTGTCGGAGGAAAAGTCGCGGAATCGGGAGTTGAGCGCACAATTGACGGAAGCCGCGGATTACAAG ATAGCTGCGCTGGAACGCACCCGGAAAATCGAGGAACTCCAGAAGCGCCTGGTGGAGAGTGAGATGCTGCGAACGCGCTACAACAGAAAGTTGACGATGGCGAAAGAGCACATAAGAACGACCACGGAGACAGCCGATCAGGAGAGATCGATAAACGACCATTCCTTGCAGCTCCTCCGTGACGAACTCGCACAGGTCAAGCAGAATCTCTCTGAGGTCACGAGGAGAGAATCCCAG CTCCAGAGCTTCCGCGTCTCGGTGGTGAAGTTATTGTCGGAGCCAATCTGCACGCCCGATTACGAGATCATTTCGCGGTTGCAGAAAATGGTCGCGGCTCATCGCGACTTTACGATGCTCTCCCGTAGATACGACGAGCCCTTGGAAACGAGTCCCTCAAGATGCACCAG CATTCATCCGGTACATCCGCCGAGATCACCCGGTTCACGCTGCACCCGTTACGAGGACAGTGGCTTCGCGGACCCGCCGGACCTCCACGACATCGATGACGATTACAACAAGAGACCAGTGAGGAGCAGCCTCCTTCCGTGA
- the LOC105277447 gene encoding coiled-coil domain-containing protein 170 isoform X2 → MASDDGETQEARETQEAAEEDLRIFETLRISSPRKVDPDDAMTHDLTTTLRSELAALEYKRDRLMSELQEMKSIVRSRDQRVLDLQVEADQLREQAARQNAVVSSLKKRIQDLEERERNFYASQGRNEITMQGLQRDVKYHEEKVREYEKRIRQLEHNISEEVQLKDRARLNLQDFVRRLAHAVNVEYCETAHHSPEMVIHKAEELVQEVNRLRTKSTNVETQLTGVEVDFRTCRDALDRAATEKEQLQRQLSVQLVDMDRLRQEKECLEMQYRVAEKDMNDLRDKLVNANRSLTSATGNISNQEALICQLRDDLKAREEKTQRVQNDMRHLLESVAILLSTPNRFVESHENAIKDRIREIVGDNKDQSLKIQSLREKVNTATESTNRQSELVDSTMMKVRSLEEERAALEAKIHKLDSELTSCELSRESLRRDKHTFVTFLDRLSKAMQMDEISQEIGIDLQTESMLVRAEQLARLETDKLVDKTSVVYQLQRRVRTLREQLQRRDLHLDLLRRKLSLQEDSVRMKSLLQSERDEANIRAKKLAKQVERLQVQLSEEKSRNRELSAQLTEAADYKIAALERTRKIEELQKRLVESEMLRTRYNRKLTMAKEHIRTTTETADQERSINDHSLQLLRDELAQVKQNLSEVTRRESQLQSFRVSVVKLLSEPICTPDYEIISRLQKMVAAHRDFTMLSRRYDEPLETSPSRCTSIHPVHPPRSPGSRCTRYEDSGFADPPDLHDIDDDYNKRPVRSSLLP, encoded by the exons GTGGACCCTGATGACGCTATGACCCACGATTTGACGACCACTTTGAGGAGCGAGCTGGCGGCTTTGGAATACAAACGAGATAGACTTATGTCCGAG CTGCAGGAGATGAAGAGCATCGTGAGATCACGGGATCAGAGGGTCCTGGACCTGCAGGTGGAGGCTGATCAGCTTCGTGAGCAAGCGGCCCGGCAAAATGCTGTCGTCTCGAGCCTCAAGAAGCGCATTCAG GActtggaagagagagaaagaaatttttacgcGTCTCAAGGCAGAAACGAGATCACGATGCAAGGTCTGCAACGTGACGTAAAGTACCACGAGGAGAAGGTCAGGGAATACGAGAAGAGGATCCGACAGCTGGAGCACAACATATCCGAGGAGGTCCAATTGAAGGATCGCGCGCGTCTGAATCTGCAG GACTTCGTGCGAAGATTGGCGCACGCGGTGAACGTCGAGTACTGCGAGACGGCGCATCACAGTCCGGAGATGGTGATCCACAAGGCCGAGGAGCTTGTACAGGAAGTGAATCGATTGCGGACGAAGAGCACGAACGTCGAGACGCAATTGACGGGTGTCGAGGTGGATTTCCGAACCTGCAGGGACGCTCTTGACCGCGCCGCTACGGAGAAGGAACAGTTGCAGAGACAGTTGTCCGTTCAGCTAGTCGACATGGATCGTTTGCGTCAG GAAAAGGAGTGCCTGGAAATGCAATATAGGGTCGCGGAGAAGGACATGAACGATCTGAGGGACAAGCTTGTCAACGCAAACAGAAGTCTAACCAGCGCAACGGGGAACATATCCAATCAGGAGGCATTGATCTGTCAATTACGAG ACGATCTAAAGGCCCGCGAGGAGAAGACGCAACGAGTGCAAAACGATATGCGTCACCTCCTGGAATCCGTGGCAATTCTCCTCAGTACACCCAACCGATTCGTCGAGTCACATGAGAACGCGATCAAGGATCGTATCCGAGAGATCGTGGGGGACAACAAGGATCAGTCGCTA AAAATACAGAGTCTTCGGGAGAAAGTGAACACGGCGACGGAGTCGACGAATCGACAAAGCGAGTTGGTCGATTCCACGATGATGAAGGTGCGCAGTTTGGAAGAGGAACGCGCCGCTCTGGAAGCTAAGATACACAAGTTGGATTCCGAGCTCACGAGCTGCGAACTCTCCCGAGAGTCTTTACGCAGAGACAAGCACACG TTTGTGACTTTCCTTGATCGGTTGAGCAAGGCGATGCAGATGGACGAGATCTCTCAGGAGATCGGAATTGATCTTCAGACCGAATCGATGTTGGTGCGGGCCGAGCAGCTAGCTAGACTTGAGACCGACAAGCTAGTGGACAAG ACTTCCGTGGTTTATCAACTGCAACGCCGAGTCCGTACCCTGCGGGAGCAACTTCAGCGCAGGGACCTGCATCTAGACCTCTTACGTAGGAAGCTGTCCCTGCAGGAGGATAGCGTGAGGATGAAGTCGCTGTTGCAGAGCGAGCGGGACGAGGCGAACATTCG CGCGAAGAAGCTGGCAAAGCAGGTCGAGCGACTACAGGTCCAATTGTCGGAGGAAAAGTCGCGGAATCGGGAGTTGAGCGCACAATTGACGGAAGCCGCGGATTACAAG ATAGCTGCGCTGGAACGCACCCGGAAAATCGAGGAACTCCAGAAGCGCCTGGTGGAGAGTGAGATGCTGCGAACGCGCTACAACAGAAAGTTGACGATGGCGAAAGAGCACATAAGAACGACCACGGAGACAGCCGATCAGGAGAGATCGATAAACGACCATTCCTTGCAGCTCCTCCGTGACGAACTCGCACAGGTCAAGCAGAATCTCTCTGAGGTCACGAGGAGAGAATCCCAG CTCCAGAGCTTCCGCGTCTCGGTGGTGAAGTTATTGTCGGAGCCAATCTGCACGCCCGATTACGAGATCATTTCGCGGTTGCAGAAAATGGTCGCGGCTCATCGCGACTTTACGATGCTCTCCCGTAGATACGACGAGCCCTTGGAAACGAGTCCCTCAAGATGCACCAG CATTCATCCGGTACATCCGCCGAGATCACCCGGTTCACGCTGCACCCGTTACGAGGACAGTGGCTTCGCGGACCCGCCGGACCTCCACGACATCGATGACGATTACAACAAGAGACCAGTGAGGAGCAGCCTCCTTCCGTGA
- the LOC105277447 gene encoding coiled-coil domain-containing protein 170 isoform X1, which translates to MASDDGETQEARETQEAAEEDLRIFETLRISSPRKVDPDDAMTHDLTTTLRSELAALEYKRDRLMSELQEMKSIVRSRDQRVLDLQVEADQLREQAARQNAVVSSLKKRIQDLEERERNFYASQGRNEITMQGLQRDVKYHEEKVREYEKRIRQLEHNISEEVQLKDRARLNLQDFVRRLAHAVNVEYCETAHHSPEMVIHKAEELVQEVNRLRTKSTNVETQLTGVEVDFRTCRDALDRAATEKEQLQRQLSVQLVDMDRLRQEKECLEMQYRVAEKDMNDLRDKLVNANRSLTSATGNISNQEALICQLRDDLKAREEKTQRVQNDMRHLLESVAILLSTPNRFVESHENAIKDRIREIVGDNKDQSLKIQSLREKVNTATESTNRQSELVDSTMMKVRSLEEERAALEAKIHKLDSELTSCELSRESLRRDKHTFVTFLDRLSKAMQMDEISQEIGIDLQTESMLVRAEQLARLETDKLVDKYLCSSYTTLPRIRRERSFHELPCLKETSVVYQLQRRVRTLREQLQRRDLHLDLLRRKLSLQEDSVRMKSLLQSERDEANIRAKKLAKQVERLQVQLSEEKSRNRELSAQLTEAADYKIAALERTRKIEELQKRLVESEMLRTRYNRKLTMAKEHIRTTTETADQERSINDHSLQLLRDELAQVKQNLSEVTRRESQLQSFRVSVVKLLSEPICTPDYEIISRLQKMVAAHRDFTMLSRRYDEPLETSPSRCTSIHPVHPPRSPGSRCTRYEDSGFADPPDLHDIDDDYNKRPVRSSLLP; encoded by the exons GTGGACCCTGATGACGCTATGACCCACGATTTGACGACCACTTTGAGGAGCGAGCTGGCGGCTTTGGAATACAAACGAGATAGACTTATGTCCGAG CTGCAGGAGATGAAGAGCATCGTGAGATCACGGGATCAGAGGGTCCTGGACCTGCAGGTGGAGGCTGATCAGCTTCGTGAGCAAGCGGCCCGGCAAAATGCTGTCGTCTCGAGCCTCAAGAAGCGCATTCAG GActtggaagagagagaaagaaatttttacgcGTCTCAAGGCAGAAACGAGATCACGATGCAAGGTCTGCAACGTGACGTAAAGTACCACGAGGAGAAGGTCAGGGAATACGAGAAGAGGATCCGACAGCTGGAGCACAACATATCCGAGGAGGTCCAATTGAAGGATCGCGCGCGTCTGAATCTGCAG GACTTCGTGCGAAGATTGGCGCACGCGGTGAACGTCGAGTACTGCGAGACGGCGCATCACAGTCCGGAGATGGTGATCCACAAGGCCGAGGAGCTTGTACAGGAAGTGAATCGATTGCGGACGAAGAGCACGAACGTCGAGACGCAATTGACGGGTGTCGAGGTGGATTTCCGAACCTGCAGGGACGCTCTTGACCGCGCCGCTACGGAGAAGGAACAGTTGCAGAGACAGTTGTCCGTTCAGCTAGTCGACATGGATCGTTTGCGTCAG GAAAAGGAGTGCCTGGAAATGCAATATAGGGTCGCGGAGAAGGACATGAACGATCTGAGGGACAAGCTTGTCAACGCAAACAGAAGTCTAACCAGCGCAACGGGGAACATATCCAATCAGGAGGCATTGATCTGTCAATTACGAG ACGATCTAAAGGCCCGCGAGGAGAAGACGCAACGAGTGCAAAACGATATGCGTCACCTCCTGGAATCCGTGGCAATTCTCCTCAGTACACCCAACCGATTCGTCGAGTCACATGAGAACGCGATCAAGGATCGTATCCGAGAGATCGTGGGGGACAACAAGGATCAGTCGCTA AAAATACAGAGTCTTCGGGAGAAAGTGAACACGGCGACGGAGTCGACGAATCGACAAAGCGAGTTGGTCGATTCCACGATGATGAAGGTGCGCAGTTTGGAAGAGGAACGCGCCGCTCTGGAAGCTAAGATACACAAGTTGGATTCCGAGCTCACGAGCTGCGAACTCTCCCGAGAGTCTTTACGCAGAGACAAGCACACG TTTGTGACTTTCCTTGATCGGTTGAGCAAGGCGATGCAGATGGACGAGATCTCTCAGGAGATCGGAATTGATCTTCAGACCGAATCGATGTTGGTGCGGGCCGAGCAGCTAGCTAGACTTGAGACCGACAAGCTAGTGGACAAG TATTTGTGCTCCAGCTACACGACCCTACCGAGGATTCGGCGCGAGCGGTCGTTCCACGAGCTTCCTTGTCTCAAAGAA ACTTCCGTGGTTTATCAACTGCAACGCCGAGTCCGTACCCTGCGGGAGCAACTTCAGCGCAGGGACCTGCATCTAGACCTCTTACGTAGGAAGCTGTCCCTGCAGGAGGATAGCGTGAGGATGAAGTCGCTGTTGCAGAGCGAGCGGGACGAGGCGAACATTCG CGCGAAGAAGCTGGCAAAGCAGGTCGAGCGACTACAGGTCCAATTGTCGGAGGAAAAGTCGCGGAATCGGGAGTTGAGCGCACAATTGACGGAAGCCGCGGATTACAAG ATAGCTGCGCTGGAACGCACCCGGAAAATCGAGGAACTCCAGAAGCGCCTGGTGGAGAGTGAGATGCTGCGAACGCGCTACAACAGAAAGTTGACGATGGCGAAAGAGCACATAAGAACGACCACGGAGACAGCCGATCAGGAGAGATCGATAAACGACCATTCCTTGCAGCTCCTCCGTGACGAACTCGCACAGGTCAAGCAGAATCTCTCTGAGGTCACGAGGAGAGAATCCCAG CTCCAGAGCTTCCGCGTCTCGGTGGTGAAGTTATTGTCGGAGCCAATCTGCACGCCCGATTACGAGATCATTTCGCGGTTGCAGAAAATGGTCGCGGCTCATCGCGACTTTACGATGCTCTCCCGTAGATACGACGAGCCCTTGGAAACGAGTCCCTCAAGATGCACCAG CATTCATCCGGTACATCCGCCGAGATCACCCGGTTCACGCTGCACCCGTTACGAGGACAGTGGCTTCGCGGACCCGCCGGACCTCCACGACATCGATGACGATTACAACAAGAGACCAGTGAGGAGCAGCCTCCTTCCGTGA